One region of Archocentrus centrarchus isolate MPI-CPG fArcCen1 chromosome 6, fArcCen1, whole genome shotgun sequence genomic DNA includes:
- the spi1a gene encoding transcription factor PU.1a isoform X1, producing the protein MMDGYVISSKQQLIFPPPKASEEVIPNEAENYRPAVELYPYLSGVGEICDDRRWTFQSERVQASDFENSPLNPLTELQAVSPPQLIQPYRYTSESLYLQLDPPLAPLSASPQIPYYTSSLCYQYPPSASPGQYYSEEDQRGISPPLEVSEGEDEYEEHPSGASFRRDTNNKKKIRLYQFLLDMLRNGDMSDSIWWVDQDKGIFQFSTKHKEALASHWGIQKGNRKKMTYQKMARALRNYGKTGEIKKVKKKLTYQFSEEVLRNLYLRQYPQ; encoded by the exons ATGATGGATGGCTATGTTATATCATCT aAACAACAGCTAATATTTCCCCCTCCAAAGGCTTCAGAGGAAGTTATTCCAAATGAGGCAGAGAATTATCGACCGGCTGTGGAGCTGTACCCCTACCTCAGCGGTGTGGGGGAAATTTGTGACG ACCGTAGATGGACCTTTCAATCTGAGCGGGTACAGGCGTCAGACTTTGAGAACTCCCCCCTGAATCCCCTCACGGAGCTTCAGGCTGTGTCTCCGCCACAACTGATACAACCCTACCGCTACACCAGTGAGTCACTGTACCTCCAACTGGACCCTCCACTTGCTCCTCTCTCTGCATCACCACAA ATCCCATATTACACCTCATCCCTGTGCTACCAGTACCCACCTTCGGCCTCACCTGGACAGTACTACTCAGAAGAAGACCAGAGAGGAATCAGTCCCCCGCTTGAGGTATCAGAGGGTGAGGATGAATATGAAGAGCATCCTTCAGGAGCTTCCTTCAGGAGAGACACTA ACAACAAGAAGAAAATCCGTCTGTACCAGTTCCTCCTGGACATGCTAAGAAACGGTGACATGAGTGACAGTATCTGGTGGGTGGACCAGGACAAGGGCATCTTCCAGTTCTCCaccaaacacaaggaagcactggcgAGCCACTGGGGTATTCAGAAAGGAAACCGCAAAAAAATGACCTACCAGAAAATGGCTCGAGCTCTGAGAAACTATGGTAAAACTGGAGAGATtaaaaaagtgaagaagaagCTAACCTACCAGTTCAGTGAGGAAGTGTTGAGGAACTTGTATTTACGTCAGTATCCTCAATGA
- the tmem276a gene encoding transmembrane protein 178B produces MAAMRTLTVAGLFLAFCALGLIAVAISTDNWYETDARRHRERCKNYSNKRNDPGYIYISNTNLPLRMLPKEKNVERKGSSVSGEILLRAKRHFLPPAPAMESLCSRHFNSTVTGLWRKCHREGFDLETEDLIFKGLVPRCTPIKYYYSSSELPRNLPINLTKTIRQDEWHALHLQRMTASFIGMAISIILFGWIIGALGCCQDHDLMQYVAGLLFLMGGTCCIISLCTCVAGINFELSRYPRYMFGIPEDISHGYGWSMFCAWGGLGLTLLAGFLCTLAPSLYPPQTSSVHKPRQENGCV; encoded by the exons ATGGCTGCTATGAGGACTTTAACCGTGGCAGGAttgtttttggcattttgcGCTTTGGGGCTGATCGCTGTAGCGATCAGCACCGACAACTGGTACGAGACTGATGCCAGGAGGCACCGGGAACGCTGCAAGAAttattcaaacaaaagaaacgaCCCCGGATACATTTACATCTCCAACACCAACCTTCCACTTCGCATGCTGCCAAAGGAGAAAAACGTTGAAAGAAAGGGCTCCAGTGTCAGCGGCGAAATACTGCTGCGGGCTAAGCGGCACTTCTTGCCTCCTGCCCCTGCCATGGAGTCTCTCTGCAGTCGGCATTTCAACTCCACGGTCACCGGACTGTGGAGAAAGTGCCACAGAGAAGGATTTGACTTGGAGACGGAGGATTTGATCTTTAAAG GATTGGTTCCGCGCTGCACACCAATAAAATACTATTATTCATCATCAGAGCTCCCCAGAAATCTGCCAATCAATCTGACGAAGACAATAAGGCAGGATGAGTGGCACGCACTCC ACCTCCAGAGGATGACTGCCAGTTTCATAGGAATGGCCATATCTATCATCCTGTTCGGCTGGATCATAGGcgctctgggatgctgtcaaGACCACGATCTAATGCAGTATGTCGCTGGACTTCTCTTCCTCATGGGAG GGACGTGCTGCATAATCTCCCTTTGCACGTGTGTGGCCGGAATCAACTTTGAACTGTCTCGCTATCCGCGCTACATGTTTGGCATACCAGAGGACATCAGTCATGGTTACGGCTGGTCCATGTTTTGTGCGTGGGGAGGACTGGGCCTCACATTGCTGGCTGGCTTCCTGTGCACTCTCGCTCCTTCCCTCTACCCCCCACAGACCAGTTCGGTGCACAAGCCCAGACAGGAGAACGGCTGTGTGTGA
- the LOC115781492 gene encoding ubiquitin-associated protein 1-like isoform X2, which translates to MKRFIMYADVCVSHLLQTPADVSEDCGPGRTYLTKYGFNLERWIITGQQLACQAPSCPPYWLMFSSPNETCRVTPRSSDLQALNPRPRSHSLNSADAHWLHHRTVKFLISDSEDEDGYHEDNEMSSTEDAPQLIKGRERPRSASLKDPISRVKDMHLGASPHHCKTDLPQSFRSHRGASSLPECRQPLRALEQHRSQQASPLPQKNIKKRQRSLGRKFSQNTPPAGPSPPRHQQRPSSAGPVLKNRRKKVLTSGASRGVFFDFAAELLTALSQEERELLETITERGYPLRTAILALQKTGYRSPEKVLKYLVTCDRLCQLGYDQAQVEEALEMFQNCESKAAEFLRLLTQFNEMGFQQSAIKEVLLVHENHRERALEELMTRMA; encoded by the exons ATGAAGAGGTTTATCATGTACGCTGATGTTTGTGTGAGTCATTTACTCCAAACACCTGCTGATGTTTCAGAGGACTGTGGACCTGGAAGAACATATTTGACAAAG TATGGGTTCAACCTGGAGAGATGGATTATAACTGGACAGCAGTTAGCCTGTCAAGCTCCATCCTGCCCTCCTTACTGGCTGATGTTCAGCAGTCCTAACGAGACTTGTAGGGTCACTCCCAGGAGCAGCGATCTGCAGGCCCTCAACCCTCGGCCCCGTAgccacagcctgaactctgctGACGCTCACTGGCTGCACCATCGCACTGTCAAGTTCCTCATATCTGACTCTGAAGATGAAGATGGTTATCACGAGGACAATGAAATGTCCTCCACTGAAGATGCCCCTCAGCTCATCAAGGGGAGGGAGCGACCCCGGAGTGCTTCACTCAAAGACCCAATCTCCAGAGTCAAAGACATGCACCTTGGTGCTTCCCCGCACCACTGTAAGACTGACTTACCTCAGAGTTTCAGAAGTCACAGGGGCGCTTCTTCTCTCCCAGAGTGTAGACAGCCTCTGCGTGCGCTTGAGCAGCACAGATCACAGCAGGCCAGTCCGCTCCCCCAGAAGAACATCAAAAAGAGGCAGCGCTCTTTGGGCAGGAAGTTCTCCCAAAACACACCACCCGCTGGACCTTCCCCACCCAGACACCAGCAACGACCCTCCTCTGCGGGGCCTGTTTTGAAAAACCGCAGGAAGAAG GTCCTGACGAGTGGTGCCTCTCGGGGGGTTTTCTTTGACTTTGCAGCAGAGCTTTTGACAGCACTCAGCCAGGAAGAGAGAGAGCTACTTGAAACAATCACTGAGAGGGGCTACCCTTTACGAACAGCTATTTTGGCTCTGCAGAAGACAGGCTACAGGAGCCCTGAGAAG GTGCTAAAGTACCTGGTTACCTGTGACCgtctgtgtcagctgggatatgATCAAGCACAGGTGGAAGAGGCTTTGGAGATGTTTCAGAACTGTGAGAGCAAG GCTGCTGAGTTCCTGCGATTGTTGACTCAATTTAATGAGATGGGCTTCCAGCAAAGTGCAATCAAAGAAGTGCTCCTTGTTCATGAAAATCACCGTGAAAGGGCTCTTGAGGAACTCATGACACGTATGGCTTAA
- the spi1a gene encoding transcription factor PU.1a isoform X2 yields the protein MMDGYVISSASEEVIPNEAENYRPAVELYPYLSGVGEICDDRRWTFQSERVQASDFENSPLNPLTELQAVSPPQLIQPYRYTSESLYLQLDPPLAPLSASPQIPYYTSSLCYQYPPSASPGQYYSEEDQRGISPPLEVSEGEDEYEEHPSGASFRRDTNNKKKIRLYQFLLDMLRNGDMSDSIWWVDQDKGIFQFSTKHKEALASHWGIQKGNRKKMTYQKMARALRNYGKTGEIKKVKKKLTYQFSEEVLRNLYLRQYPQ from the exons ATGATGGATGGCTATGTTATATCATCT GCTTCAGAGGAAGTTATTCCAAATGAGGCAGAGAATTATCGACCGGCTGTGGAGCTGTACCCCTACCTCAGCGGTGTGGGGGAAATTTGTGACG ACCGTAGATGGACCTTTCAATCTGAGCGGGTACAGGCGTCAGACTTTGAGAACTCCCCCCTGAATCCCCTCACGGAGCTTCAGGCTGTGTCTCCGCCACAACTGATACAACCCTACCGCTACACCAGTGAGTCACTGTACCTCCAACTGGACCCTCCACTTGCTCCTCTCTCTGCATCACCACAA ATCCCATATTACACCTCATCCCTGTGCTACCAGTACCCACCTTCGGCCTCACCTGGACAGTACTACTCAGAAGAAGACCAGAGAGGAATCAGTCCCCCGCTTGAGGTATCAGAGGGTGAGGATGAATATGAAGAGCATCCTTCAGGAGCTTCCTTCAGGAGAGACACTA ACAACAAGAAGAAAATCCGTCTGTACCAGTTCCTCCTGGACATGCTAAGAAACGGTGACATGAGTGACAGTATCTGGTGGGTGGACCAGGACAAGGGCATCTTCCAGTTCTCCaccaaacacaaggaagcactggcgAGCCACTGGGGTATTCAGAAAGGAAACCGCAAAAAAATGACCTACCAGAAAATGGCTCGAGCTCTGAGAAACTATGGTAAAACTGGAGAGATtaaaaaagtgaagaagaagCTAACCTACCAGTTCAGTGAGGAAGTGTTGAGGAACTTGTATTTACGTCAGTATCCTCAATGA
- the fibina gene encoding fin bud initiation factor a, translated as MMDPVPLLLIIVTSLPVCSAVYSGPLQPEISNGTFHHFFVPDGDYEETEDPEKCQMLFKFSDLYPCGALEDSDSVVREDFVLTKLHAEDAARLLESIGRTVAQDLDGEDSYGKFLRRELSQISEAFSNVDKSLVELEGKFKQSQESELREEQQLNGHVVKQVSDIRDAQRETTDISLGLKDKHELLSLIIRSHGTRLSRLKTEYLNAGS; from the coding sequence ATGATGGATCCCGTCCCACTGCTGCTCATCATCGTCACATCTCTGCCAGTTTGCTCGGCAGTCTACTCTGGGCCCCTGCAGCCCGAGATCTCCAATGGCACTTTCCACCATTTCTTCGTCCCGGATGGAGATTACGAGGAAACAGAAGATCCCGAGAAGTGCCAAATGCTGTTTAAATTTTCAGACTTGTATCCATGTGGGGCCTTAGAGGACAGTGACTCTGTGGTGCGGGAGGACTTCGTTCTCACAAAGCTGCACGCAGAGGACGCGGCGAGGCTGCTCGAGAGCATCGGCCGGACTGTGGCCCAGGATCTGGACGGAGAGGACAGCTACGGGAAGTTCCTCCGGCGGGAGCTCTCCCAGATCAGCGAGGCATTTTCAAACGTGGACAAGTCTCTGGTGGAGCTGGAGGGGAAGTTTAAACAAAGTCAAGAAAGCGAGCTGAGAGAAGAGCAACAGCTGAACGGGCATGTGGTGAAACAAGTGAGTGACATTAGGGACGCTCAGAGGGAAACCACCGACATCTCGCTGGGCCTGAAAGATAAACATGAGCTGCTGTCTCTCATCATTCGCAGTCATGGTACCAGACTGAGCCGCCTAAAGACTGAATATCTTAATGCTGGATCTTAG
- the LOC115781484 gene encoding protein regulator of cytokinesis 1-like isoform X2, with translation MRVSEVHAAESVAYLNRALVRLQDIWEEIGIPEEQRLQRTNDVHKHIKGLLDLMIAEEEELKKRVLKSIESCRKELSILCSELQMPPFEEEDGCSMLQMEKNSRTRLEVMKEQKKQRMEELKSLVGKDRELCDIMCTTPFCIDQDSVPSLTQLESFRAYLNDLTKEKECRHEEFVSIKKEISACMDDLEQQPETSFEMDVMCEDEEAFCLSNDNIAALKLLLRQLKDRKAEKELLCSGYRTKIQELWERLQIPQEDREAFSEHMIKSKKRNIEALQAEVQRLEVLKMQSMQSVIEAIRAEIARLWEKCFYSPEQQEAFVPYHDDDFTEELLNLHEAEVSTLKKCYEDHKDLFEGVTKWQDNWSLYLELDKKANDPSRFNNRGGNLLKEEKQRSDLQKSLPKLEKSLKAQIDAWEQEHGKDFLVNGQKFLEYVQQQWDQHHNEKEKEKLERHMKKTKQIQEEMLYGTTVKTPSKRRLGGTPTPGKIKRLNGTSTISTPTSFLCSGLGGTMCHSSTQKPPLSAIKGLGLRTPGHGKTPRVLDRNKENISHLNRNTPSGTPLRGTSRRLLKQM, from the exons ATGAGAGTGAG TGAAGTCCATGCCGCAGAATCTGTTGCCTACCTGAACAGAGCCCTGGTCAGGTTGCAGGATATCTGGGAGGAGATTGGGATTCCTGAAGAGCAGCGCCTGCAAAGAACCAATGATGTTCACAAGCACATTAAA GGCTTGCTGGACCTCATGAttgctgaggaagaggagctcaAGAAGCGAGTATTGAAAAGCATAGAGTCTTGTCGCAAGGAACTCAGTATTTTGTGTAGTGAGCTTCAGATGCCCCCTTTTGAG GAGGAGGATGGCTGCAGCATGTTGCAGATGGAGAAGAACAGCCGCACACGTCTGGAGGTGATGAAGgagcaaaaaaagcaaagaatggAGGAGCTTAAAAGCCTCGTTGGCAAAGACAGAGAGCTGTGTGATATTATGTGCACTACCCCCTTTTGCATCGATCAAGACTCCGTACCGTCACTGACACAGCTAGAGAGTTTTCGGGCCTACCTCAATGATCTCACCAAAGAGAAG GAATGTCGCCATGAGGAATTTGTGAGCATCAAAAAGGAGATCAGTGCATGCATGGATGATCTGGAGCagcagccagagaccagtttTGAGATGGATGTGATGTGTGAGGACGAGGAGGCATTTTGTCTGTCGAATGACAACATTGCTGCCCTTAAACTCCTCCTTAGACAA TTAAAAGACCGCAAAGCTGAGAAGGAGCTCCTTTGTTCAGGTTACCGCACTAAGATCCAAGAGCTGTGGGAGCGGCTTCAGATTCCCCAAGAGGACAGGGAAGCCTTCTCAGAGCATATGATCAAGTCAAAGAAGAGAAACATTGAGGCA CTCCAGGCTGAGGTCCAGCGTCTAGAGGTGCTGAAAATGCAGAGCATGCAAAGTGTCATTGAGGCCATCAGAGCAGAGATTGCCCGCCTGTGGGAGAAATGTTTCTACAGCCCCGAACAGCAGGAAGCTTTTGTTCCATATCACGATG ATGATTTCACAGAGGAGCTTCTCAATCTGCACGAGGCTGAGGTCTCAACCTTGAAGAAATGCTACGAGGACCACAAAGATCTGTTTGAAGGAGTCACTAAATGGCAGGACAACTGGAGCTTGTACTTAGAGCTTGAT AAAAAGGCTAATGACCCTTCAAGGTTCAACAACAGAGGTGGGAACcttctgaaagaagaaaagcagagaagTGACCTGCAGAAAAGTTTGCCTAAG TTGGAAAAGAGTCTGAAGGCCCAAATCGATGCTTGGGAGCAGGAGCATGGCAAGGATTTCTTGGTGAATGGACAGAAATTTCTTGAGTATGTGCAACAGCAGTGGGATCAACATCACAATgaaaaggagaaggagaaaCTTGAAAGG CACATGAAGAAAACTAAGCAGATACAGGAGGAAATGCTGTATGGAACAACAGTGAAAACACCATCTAAAAGGAGGCTAGGAGGGACTCCCACTCCTGGAAAAATTAAAAGG CTTAATGGCACCTCGACTATCTCCACTCCAACCAGCTTTCTGTGCTCAGGCCTCGGTGGCACCATGTGCCATTCTTCCACCCAGAAACCACCGCTGTCTGCTATCAAG GGTCTTGGCCTGCGAACCCCTGGACATGGAAAGACACCGCGTGTGCTAGACCGAAACAAGGAAAATATCTCCCACCTTAATAGAAACACTCCAAGTGGCACACCGTTAAG AGGGACCTCTCGAAGGCTTCTAAAGCAAATGTGA
- the LOC115781492 gene encoding ubiquitin-associated protein 1-like isoform X1 → MKRFIMYADVCVSHLLQTPADVSEDCGPGRTYLTKVGGWSILVTMNMLEDVPFQTQLGPLEEEMQLLPAPEITVPDCHQIMQETEYGFNLERWIITGQQLACQAPSCPPYWLMFSSPNETCRVTPRSSDLQALNPRPRSHSLNSADAHWLHHRTVKFLISDSEDEDGYHEDNEMSSTEDAPQLIKGRERPRSASLKDPISRVKDMHLGASPHHCKTDLPQSFRSHRGASSLPECRQPLRALEQHRSQQASPLPQKNIKKRQRSLGRKFSQNTPPAGPSPPRHQQRPSSAGPVLKNRRKKVLTSGASRGVFFDFAAELLTALSQEERELLETITERGYPLRTAILALQKTGYRSPEKVLKYLVTCDRLCQLGYDQAQVEEALEMFQNCESKAAEFLRLLTQFNEMGFQQSAIKEVLLVHENHRERALEELMTRMA, encoded by the exons ATGAAGAGGTTTATCATGTACGCTGATGTTTGTGTGAGTCATTTACTCCAAACACCTGCTGATGTTTCAGAGGACTGTGGACCTGGAAGAACATATTTGACAAAG GTTGGCGGTTGGAGCATTTTGGTGACAATGAACATGCTGGAGGACGTCCCGTTTCAGACCCAGCTGGGTCCGCTGGAGGAAGAAATGCAGCTGTTGCCCGCTCCGGAGATTACTGTACCAGACTGCCATCAGATAATGCAGGAAACTGAG TATGGGTTCAACCTGGAGAGATGGATTATAACTGGACAGCAGTTAGCCTGTCAAGCTCCATCCTGCCCTCCTTACTGGCTGATGTTCAGCAGTCCTAACGAGACTTGTAGGGTCACTCCCAGGAGCAGCGATCTGCAGGCCCTCAACCCTCGGCCCCGTAgccacagcctgaactctgctGACGCTCACTGGCTGCACCATCGCACTGTCAAGTTCCTCATATCTGACTCTGAAGATGAAGATGGTTATCACGAGGACAATGAAATGTCCTCCACTGAAGATGCCCCTCAGCTCATCAAGGGGAGGGAGCGACCCCGGAGTGCTTCACTCAAAGACCCAATCTCCAGAGTCAAAGACATGCACCTTGGTGCTTCCCCGCACCACTGTAAGACTGACTTACCTCAGAGTTTCAGAAGTCACAGGGGCGCTTCTTCTCTCCCAGAGTGTAGACAGCCTCTGCGTGCGCTTGAGCAGCACAGATCACAGCAGGCCAGTCCGCTCCCCCAGAAGAACATCAAAAAGAGGCAGCGCTCTTTGGGCAGGAAGTTCTCCCAAAACACACCACCCGCTGGACCTTCCCCACCCAGACACCAGCAACGACCCTCCTCTGCGGGGCCTGTTTTGAAAAACCGCAGGAAGAAG GTCCTGACGAGTGGTGCCTCTCGGGGGGTTTTCTTTGACTTTGCAGCAGAGCTTTTGACAGCACTCAGCCAGGAAGAGAGAGAGCTACTTGAAACAATCACTGAGAGGGGCTACCCTTTACGAACAGCTATTTTGGCTCTGCAGAAGACAGGCTACAGGAGCCCTGAGAAG GTGCTAAAGTACCTGGTTACCTGTGACCgtctgtgtcagctgggatatgATCAAGCACAGGTGGAAGAGGCTTTGGAGATGTTTCAGAACTGTGAGAGCAAG GCTGCTGAGTTCCTGCGATTGTTGACTCAATTTAATGAGATGGGCTTCCAGCAAAGTGCAATCAAAGAAGTGCTCCTTGTTCATGAAAATCACCGTGAAAGGGCTCTTGAGGAACTCATGACACGTATGGCTTAA
- the LOC115781484 gene encoding protein regulator of cytokinesis 1-like isoform X1, whose amino-acid sequence MRVSEVHAAESVAYLNRALVRLQDIWEEIGIPEEQRLQRTNDVHKHIKGLLDLMIAEEEELKKRVLKSIESCRKELSILCSELQMPPFEEEDGCSMLQMEKNSRTRLEVMKEQKKQRMEELKSLVGKDRELCDIMCTTPFCIDQDSVPSLTQLESFRAYLNDLTKEKECRHEEFVSIKKEISACMDDLEQQPETSFEMDVMCEDEEAFCLSNDNIAALKLLLRQLKDRKAEKELLCSGYRTKIQELWERLQIPQEDREAFSEHMIKSKKRNIEALQAEVQRLEVLKMQSMQSVIEAIRAEIARLWEKCFYSPEQQEAFVPYHDDDFTEELLNLHEAEVSTLKKCYEDHKDLFEGVTKWQDNWSLYLELDKKANDPSRFNNRGGNLLKEEKQRSDLQKSLPKLEKSLKAQIDAWEQEHGKDFLVNGQKFLEYVQQQWDQHHNEKEKEKLERHMKKTKQIQEEMLYGTTVKTPSKRRLGGTPTPGKIKRLNGTSTISTPTSFLCSGLGGTMCHSSTQKPPLSAIKGLGLRTPGHGKTPRVLDRNKENISHLNRNTPSGTPLRSQDTQDHTFTFNSIAGSYSEFARDLSKASKANVKSGLLNSTVGHQ is encoded by the exons ATGAGAGTGAG TGAAGTCCATGCCGCAGAATCTGTTGCCTACCTGAACAGAGCCCTGGTCAGGTTGCAGGATATCTGGGAGGAGATTGGGATTCCTGAAGAGCAGCGCCTGCAAAGAACCAATGATGTTCACAAGCACATTAAA GGCTTGCTGGACCTCATGAttgctgaggaagaggagctcaAGAAGCGAGTATTGAAAAGCATAGAGTCTTGTCGCAAGGAACTCAGTATTTTGTGTAGTGAGCTTCAGATGCCCCCTTTTGAG GAGGAGGATGGCTGCAGCATGTTGCAGATGGAGAAGAACAGCCGCACACGTCTGGAGGTGATGAAGgagcaaaaaaagcaaagaatggAGGAGCTTAAAAGCCTCGTTGGCAAAGACAGAGAGCTGTGTGATATTATGTGCACTACCCCCTTTTGCATCGATCAAGACTCCGTACCGTCACTGACACAGCTAGAGAGTTTTCGGGCCTACCTCAATGATCTCACCAAAGAGAAG GAATGTCGCCATGAGGAATTTGTGAGCATCAAAAAGGAGATCAGTGCATGCATGGATGATCTGGAGCagcagccagagaccagtttTGAGATGGATGTGATGTGTGAGGACGAGGAGGCATTTTGTCTGTCGAATGACAACATTGCTGCCCTTAAACTCCTCCTTAGACAA TTAAAAGACCGCAAAGCTGAGAAGGAGCTCCTTTGTTCAGGTTACCGCACTAAGATCCAAGAGCTGTGGGAGCGGCTTCAGATTCCCCAAGAGGACAGGGAAGCCTTCTCAGAGCATATGATCAAGTCAAAGAAGAGAAACATTGAGGCA CTCCAGGCTGAGGTCCAGCGTCTAGAGGTGCTGAAAATGCAGAGCATGCAAAGTGTCATTGAGGCCATCAGAGCAGAGATTGCCCGCCTGTGGGAGAAATGTTTCTACAGCCCCGAACAGCAGGAAGCTTTTGTTCCATATCACGATG ATGATTTCACAGAGGAGCTTCTCAATCTGCACGAGGCTGAGGTCTCAACCTTGAAGAAATGCTACGAGGACCACAAAGATCTGTTTGAAGGAGTCACTAAATGGCAGGACAACTGGAGCTTGTACTTAGAGCTTGAT AAAAAGGCTAATGACCCTTCAAGGTTCAACAACAGAGGTGGGAACcttctgaaagaagaaaagcagagaagTGACCTGCAGAAAAGTTTGCCTAAG TTGGAAAAGAGTCTGAAGGCCCAAATCGATGCTTGGGAGCAGGAGCATGGCAAGGATTTCTTGGTGAATGGACAGAAATTTCTTGAGTATGTGCAACAGCAGTGGGATCAACATCACAATgaaaaggagaaggagaaaCTTGAAAGG CACATGAAGAAAACTAAGCAGATACAGGAGGAAATGCTGTATGGAACAACAGTGAAAACACCATCTAAAAGGAGGCTAGGAGGGACTCCCACTCCTGGAAAAATTAAAAGG CTTAATGGCACCTCGACTATCTCCACTCCAACCAGCTTTCTGTGCTCAGGCCTCGGTGGCACCATGTGCCATTCTTCCACCCAGAAACCACCGCTGTCTGCTATCAAG GGTCTTGGCCTGCGAACCCCTGGACATGGAAAGACACCGCGTGTGCTAGACCGAAACAAGGAAAATATCTCCCACCTTAATAGAAACACTCCAAGTGGCACACCGTTAAGGTCTCAGGATACTCAAGATCACACCTTCACCTTTAACTCTATTGCTGGCTCCTATTCGGAATTTGCG AGGGACCTCTCGAAGGCTTCTAAAGCAAATGTGAAGTCAGGACTGCTGAACTCCACTGTTGGTCATCAGTGA